Proteins encoded within one genomic window of Eurosta solidaginis isolate ZX-2024a chromosome 1, ASM4086904v1, whole genome shotgun sequence:
- the LOC137238465 gene encoding cell division cycle 5-related protein-like, giving the protein MSFQNSQLYSTMPRIMIKGGVWRNTEDEILKAAVMKYGKNQWSRIASLLHRKSAKQCKARWYEWLDPSIKKTEWSREEDEKFLHFVGGERFNIFQVLFRY; this is encoded by the exons ATGAGTTTTCAG aattcacaattatacagcaccatgccgcgaattatgataaaaggtggagtgtggagaaacactgag gatgaaatcctcaaagcagctgtaatgaaatatggcaaaaaccagtggtcacgtattgcatcactgctgcaccgcaaatctgccaagcaatgtaaggcacgctggtacgaatggcttgatcctagcataaagaagacagaatggtcacgggaggaggatgaaaagtttttgcattttgttggtggtgaacgtttcaacattttccaag ttctatttcggtattaa
- the LOC137245619 gene encoding uncharacterized protein isoform X1, protein MFFAAFKETTSMYMYTDLENLFRLQKALKGPARQRVECLLIHPSSVGAVISTLEFHFGRPQLLIRSQIAKARAFPTIAEGNMSEIVTFSTMVSNLTAFLENAGAASHLSNPTLLDELLSKLPMNKREDWARYTFSTKLCFPSVRHFSNWLQEVAIFISIATDVVPVETSKTNEQLISKATKTMKPVLVMTESKCLYCKSNHNLSQCEKFKNMDCSDRWSFVKANHLCFSCLRPGHSTINCNTRRECGLEFCRRYHNRLLHERSSKNFNGNAKSTSTADNADVVKQAAETANVVTIFEISGLNQNTTFQMRNVRTTRKLEIPAQTLNVDSFKLKYDKIRNLPVDDYVNAVPQILIGMPHTNLVRPIEVINIDDCFSVHRSKLGYMLFGSNEDSVEGVVCRIGCELDAINDIQQQMKEYFTLENFGIKPLQPVMSEADKRAEAILLETTKQIGCRYETGLLWLTNEVEFCESYSMALRRLESLETKFEKNREFGTWYIDKINEYLSKSYARKLSRAEAMEVKPHTWYLPHFTVCNQNKENKLRLVFDATASVNGVSFNSRLMKGPDAYQPKPLLSILFKFRQGVIGVCADIREMFNRVLIRQEDQDAQRFLWRGGNSSKEPHIYIMNAMIFGSACSPCSAQYVKNTNAMKFRDLHPRASSAIIDRHYVDDYVDSFETGDEAISVSNAVKEIHSYAGFELRGFKSNSEEVCFHSGKRRPLLRTLKQ, encoded by the coding sequence ATGTTTTTTGCAGCATTCAAGGAAACTACCTCAATGTATATGTACAcagatttggaaaatttattccgTTTGCAAAAGGCTTTGAAAGGGCCAGCCAGACAACGAGTAGAATGCCTACTAATTCACCCATCTAGTGTAGGTGCTGTAATATCTACGCTTGAATTCCATTTTGGACGTCCACAGCTACTAATACGTAGCCAAATAGCTAAAGCGCGAGCGTTTCCAACCATAGCCGAAGGAAATATGTCAGAAATTGTAACCTTCAGTACAATGGTGAGCAACCTAACTGCTTTCTTGGAAAATGCAGGAGCAGCATCTCATCTTTCGAATCCGACGTTGTTAGACGAATTACTAAGTAAATTGCCGATGAATAAACGTGAAGATTGGGCCAGGTATACTTTCTCCACGAAATTGTGTTTCCCAAGTGTTCGCCATTTTAGTAATTGGTTACAAGAAGTCGctatatttatttcaattgcTACAGACGTTGTGCCGGTAGAGACTTCCAAAACAAATGAACAGTTGATTTCGAAGGCAACCAAGACAATGAAACCAGTGCTAGTGATGACAGAAAGTAAATGTTTATATTGCAAAAGTAACCACAATTTAAGCCAGTGTGAAAAGTTCAAAAATATGGACTGCAGCGACAGATGGTCATTTGTGAAAGCAAATCACTTATGTTTCAGTTGTCTACGACCTGGTCACAGCACTATCAATTGTAATACACGTCGCGAGTGCGGACTTGAATTTTGCCGTAGATATCATAACCGGCTATTGCACGAACGAAGTAGCAAAAATTTCAATGGCAATGCAAAGTCGACGTCGACTGCGGACAATGCAGATGTGGTAAAGCAGGCAGCTGAAACGGCAAATGTCGTCACTATATTCGAAATTTCTGGCTTGAATCAGAATACAACATTTCAGATGAGAAATGTACGCACAACAAGAAAGTTAGAGATACCAGCACaaacgttgaatgttgacagtttTAAATTAAAGTACGATAAAATTCGAAACTTGCCAGTGGATGATTATGTTAATGCTGTGCCACAAATTCTCATCGGTATGCCGCACACAAATTTGGTTCGTCCAATAGAAGTTATAAACATAGACGATTGTTTTTCTGTCCACAGGTCAAAGTTGGGATATATGCTCTTCGGATCCAACGAAGATAGTGTAGAAGGAGTTGTTTGTCGTATAGGCTGCGAATTAGACGCAATCAACGATATTCAGCAGCAAATGAAAGAATATTTTACGCTGGAGAATTTTGGTATAAAGCCCCTACAGCCGGTTATGTCTGAAGCAGACAAACGAGCTGAAGCAATTTTATTGGAGACAACCAAGCAAATCGGGTGCCGTTATGAAACCGGTTTATTGTGGCTAACTAATGAGGTAGAATTTTGTGAAAGCTATAGTATGGCACTGCGTCGTCTGGAATCATTGgagacaaaatttgaaaaaaaccgTGAATTTGGGACTTGGTATATAGATAAGATCAATGagtatttaagtaaatcatatGCTAGGAAACTATCGCGGGCGGAAGCAATGGAGGTTAAACCTCACACATGGTACCTACCCCATTTTACGGTATGTaatcaaaataaagaaaataaactacGTTTAGTATTCGATGCCACAGCGTCAGTAAATGGTGTTTCTTTCAACTCAAGGCTAATGAAAGGTCCAGATGCTTATCAGCCAAAGCCTTTATTGAGTATACTATTTAAATTTCGACAGGGTGTCATTGGCGTATGTGCAGACATACGAGAAATGTTTAACAGAGTTCTGATACGCCAAGAAGACCAGGATGCACAACGCTTTTTGTGGCGGGGTGGAAATTCGTCAAAAGAaccacatatatatattatgaaCGCGATGATATTTGGATCAGCCTGTTCACCATGTTCTGCACAATACGTGAAGAATACAAATGCGATGAAGTTTCGAGACCTTCATCCAAGAGCTAGTAGTGCTATTATTGACCGCCACTATGTGGACGACTACGTAGACAGTTTCGAAACAGGAGATGAGGCTATAAGTGTTTCAAATGCGGTCAAGGAAATTCACAGCTATGCCGGGTTCGAGTTGCGAGGATTTAAATCTAACTCTGAAGAGGTCTGTTTTCACTCGGGGAAACGAAGACCCCTCTTACGCACGTTGAAACAATGA
- the LOC137245619 gene encoding uncharacterized protein isoform X2: MFFAAFKETTSMYMYTDLENLFRLQKALKGPARQRVECLLIHPSSVGAVISTLEFHFGRPQLLIRSQIAKARAFPTIAEGNMSEIVTFSTMVSNLTAFLENAGAASHLSNPTLLDELLSKLPMNKREDWARYTFSTKLCFPSVRHFSNWLQEVAIFISIATDVVPVETSKTNEQLISKATKTMKPVLVMTESKCLYCKSNHNLSQCEKFKNMDCSDRWSFVKANHLCFSCLRPGHSTINCNTRRECGLEFCRRYHNRLLHERSSKNFNGNAKSTSTADNADVVKQAAETANVVTIFEISGLNQNTTFQMRNVRTTRKLEIPAQTLNVDSFKLKYDKIRNLPVDDYVNAVPQILIGQSWDICSSDPTKIV; this comes from the exons ATGTTTTTTGCAGCATTCAAGGAAACTACCTCAATGTATATGTACAcagatttggaaaatttattccgTTTGCAAAAGGCTTTGAAAGGGCCAGCCAGACAACGAGTAGAATGCCTACTAATTCACCCATCTAGTGTAGGTGCTGTAATATCTACGCTTGAATTCCATTTTGGACGTCCACAGCTACTAATACGTAGCCAAATAGCTAAAGCGCGAGCGTTTCCAACCATAGCCGAAGGAAATATGTCAGAAATTGTAACCTTCAGTACAATGGTGAGCAACCTAACTGCTTTCTTGGAAAATGCAGGAGCAGCATCTCATCTTTCGAATCCGACGTTGTTAGACGAATTACTAAGTAAATTGCCGATGAATAAACGTGAAGATTGGGCCAGGTATACTTTCTCCACGAAATTGTGTTTCCCAAGTGTTCGCCATTTTAGTAATTGGTTACAAGAAGTCGctatatttatttcaattgcTACAGACGTTGTGCCGGTAGAGACTTCCAAAACAAATGAACAGTTGATTTCGAAGGCAACCAAGACAATGAAACCAGTGCTAGTGATGACAGAAAGTAAATGTTTATATTGCAAAAGTAACCACAATTTAAGCCAGTGTGAAAAGTTCAAAAATATGGACTGCAGCGACAGATGGTCATTTGTGAAAGCAAATCACTTATGTTTCAGTTGTCTACGACCTGGTCACAGCACTATCAATTGTAATACACGTCGCGAGTGCGGACTTGAATTTTGCCGTAGATATCATAACCGGCTATTGCACGAACGAAGTAGCAAAAATTTCAATGGCAATGCAAAGTCGACGTCGACTGCGGACAATGCAGATGTGGTAAAGCAGGCAGCTGAAACGGCAAATGTCGTCACTATATTCGAAATTTCTGGCTTGAATCAGAATACAACATTTCAGATGAGAAATGTACGCACAACAAGAAAGTTAGAGATACCAGCACaaacgttgaatgttgacagtttTAAATTAAAGTACGATAAAATTCGAAACTTGCCAGTGGATGATTATGTTAATGCTGTGCCACAAATTCTCATCG GTCAAAGTTGGGATATATGCTCTTCGGATCCAACGAAGATAGTGTAG